CCGGCACGCCCAAGCATCTGTATCTGCCCGGCCCGCACAAGGGCGTGTGGAATCTCGACGGCCTGGCGGCGGGCCGTGGCGAGATCGTCGTCTGCGAGGCGCTGATCGACGCGGCGACGTTCTGGTGTGCCGGCTATCGCAACGTGACGGCGGCGTATGGCGTCAACGGCTTCACGCAAGATCACCTCGCCGCCTTCCGCCGTTACGGCATCACGCGCGTGCTGATCGCGTTCGACCGCGACGACGCCGGCGAGCGCGCGGCGAACGAACTGGCTGAGCAGCTCATCAAGGAAGGTCTGTGCTGCTATCGCATCGAGTTCCCCAAGACGATGGACGCCAACCTCTATGCGCAGAAGGTGGCGCCGGCCTCGCGCTCGCTGGGTGTGCTGATCCGCAAGGCATCGTGGCTGGGCCAGGGCAAGGCGCCGAAGCTGACGAGCGCGCCGGCCGACGAGCTGGAGGCGGTATTGTCGAAGCCGATCGACGCCGCACCAACAGCAGCAGCTAAAGAAGAAATTGAACCGAGTTCTTCTTTAGCTGCCTTGTCCGTCGCGCCGGCCGACATGCCGCCGCTTCCAGAGCCGACGATCGCAACGCCGCTGCCGCCTGGTCCGGCCGACGATCCGGTGCTGAAGAAGACGGCCGAGGAGCTGGTGCTGATGCAGGGCGACCGGCAATACCGGATACGCGGGTGGATGAAGCCGCTCAACCCGGAATCGATGAAGATCAATCTGCTCGTTCATCGCGGCGAGCGCTTCCATGTCGATACGTTCGATCTCTACAACGCCAAGGCGCGCACGAGCTTCATCAAGCAGGCGGGCATCGAGCTGGGCGAGGCCGAGGACACGATCAAGCACGATCTCGGCCGCGTGCTGCTCAAGCTGGAAGCGTTGCAGGACGCCGAGCTGGTCAAGGTGCTGAAGAAGGACGAGCGGCCGGCGCTCACCGAAGAAGAACGGCGCGACGCGCTCGCGCTTCTGAAAGACCCTAAACTGATGGAGCGCATCCTGGCCGACTTCGAGGTGTGCGGCGTCGTCGGCGAGGAGACCAACAAGCTGACGGGATACCTGGCCTGCGTCTCGCGTCTGCTGGATCGGCCGCTGGCGGTGATTATCCAGTCGAGTTCGGCGGCCGGCAAATCCTCGCTGATGGATGCGGTGCTGGCGCTGGTGCCGGCCGACGCCCAGGTGCGCTACAGCGCGATGACGGGCCAGAGCCTGTTCTACATGGGCGAGACCAACCTCAAGCATCGCATCCTGGCGATCGCGGAGGAGGAAGGGGCGCAGAGCGCGGGCTATGCGCTGAAGCTGTTGCAGTCCGACGGCGAGGTGACGATCGCCTCGACCGGAAAGGATCCAACGACGGGGCTGTTGGTGACGCACGAGTACCGGGTCGAAGGGCCGGTGATGCTGTTCCTGACGACGACGGCGATCGACATCGACGAGGAATTGCTCAACCGCTGTCTCGTTCTCACCGTCAACGAGAGCCGCGAACAGACGCGCGCGATCCACGTGTTGCAGCGTCGCCGGCAGACGCTGGAAGGGTTGCTCCAGGAGGAAGATCGCCGGGCGATCGAGAAGCTGCATCGCAACGCGCAAGGTCTTCTGGAGCGGCTGGCCGTCGTCAATCCGTTCGCCGACCAGCTCTCGTTCCTGGACGACAAGACGCGCACCAGGCGCGATCACATGAAGTATCTGACGCTGATCAAAGCGATTGCGCTGCTGCATCAGCATCAGCGCAAAATCCAGACGGTCGAGCATCGCGGAAGGCCGCTGCGCTATGTGGAAGTCGAGGCGTGCGACATCGCGCTCGCCAACCGCTTGGCGCATGAAGTGCTGGGCCGCACGCTCGATGAGCTGCCGCCGCAGACGCGGATGCTGCTTGAGACTCTCCATAAGTGGGCGCGCGCCGAATGCGAGACGCGCGCCGTCAAACGCTGTGACTTCCGCTTCGGCCGGCGCGAGGTGCGCAGCATGACGGGGTGGAGCAACACGCAATTGGGCGTGCATCTCTCCCGCCTGGTCGAGCTCGAATACGTCATCGCCCATCGCGGGGCACGCGGCACGAGCTTCTCTTACGAGCTGATTTACGACGGCGCGGCCGACAACGGGCCGGGCCTGTGCGGCCTGATCGACGTGGCATCGCTGATCGCAAATGAGGGTACGACAGCGAGTGTACGGGGGGTGAGGGGTGGGTTTACGGGATCAAAACGGCCTCAAAACGGGGCCATTGCGGGGGGTGTACGGTCCCACAAAACCGCTGCAACGCCTTCTGCCGCACCGTCTTCTGACGAATCCGTCGCGAACGGCGCTGAAACGCACATTATAGAGAGTGCGTCGTCTGTCGTGTCATACGTCAATGGCTCGTCACACACGCACGCATCGCGCGCGGAATCTTCTTCTTTAGCTGCTTCTCCCTTAGCTGCTCTGGCGGCTGAAGCAGACCTGTCCGCCGTAGCTCAAGGAGCGAAGGCGGATGCCGCTTAAGGGCGCGCGCCATTCGCACAAGGGCATCTACCACCCCAAGAGAGCGCCGGTGGAATGGTCGGCAGACGCGGGCGAGCCGGAGAGTCTGTGGGCCTACACGCAGCGCTTCACGCGCTGGCAGATGGAGCGCAACTACTCCCATCACACCTACGAGAATCGCGAACGCACGCTGCGCGCCTTCGCCGCCTGGTGCGCGGAGCGCGGTCTGGTGCGGCCGCAGGAGATCACCAAGCCGATCCTGGAACGCTGGCAGCGTCATCTCTATCTGCACAGGAAACCGAACGGCGAGCCGTTGTCGGCGCGCAGCCAGATCGCGCACACCGATCCCTTGAAGGCGCTCTTCAAGTGGCTCGCCCGCGAAAATTACATCCTCTACAACCCCGCTTCCGATCTGCAATTGCCGCGCATCGGAAGACGACTCCCGAAACATATTTTGACCGTGACGGAAGTCGAAAAGGTGCTGGCGGTGCCGAAAACATCGACGCCAGTCGGCATCCGCGACCGCGCGATGCTGGAGACGCTGTACTCGACGGGCATGCGCCGGCAGGAATTGATCGAGCTGAAACTCCACGATGTGGATGCCGGGCGCGGCGTCGTTCTGGTGCGCGAAGGCAAGGGCCGCAAGGACCGGATGATCCCGATCGGCGTGCGCGCGCTCGCCTGGATCGACAAATATCTGGACGATGTGCGGCCCGATTTTACCTCCGGCGCCGACGACGGCACGCTGTTCCTCAGCGTCACGGGCACACCGTTCAAGCCCAATCGGCTGGCCGAGATCGCGCGGGCCTGCATCGAGCAGGCGAACATCGGCAAGCGCGGTGCCTGTCACATCTTCCGCCACACGATGGCGACTCTGATGCTGGAGAACGGCGCCGACATCCGCTACATCCAGGCGATCCTGGGCCACACCGATCTCTCCACCACCGAGCTTTACACGCAAGTCTCGATCAAGAAATTGAAGGCCGTCCACACCGAAACACATCCCGGAAAGCCGATCGGCAAGGCCGACCGCTACGAGCCGAAAGGCGATTTATCCGTCGATGCCGACGCCGCAGATGACCTCCTGGAGGTGCTGGAAATGGAAGCAAACGAGGAGGACGGCCGCCCCGAATCCTGTTAAATTGAGAGCTGCTAAACGAGCTGCTTGGGGTGACGCTCGGTACACGGAATCCGTCTTACAAACTTCTTGCTTAGCTGCTGTTCTGAGCTGCTAAAGCGATCATCGCACACGCCGGAAAAGGCGCATCAGGGGGTCAAAATTGCAGGCCGCGCTCGCATCGAGAGCAACGCGATTTAAGCCGTTGATCGCCTTCG
The nucleotide sequence above comes from Rhizomicrobium sp.. Encoded proteins:
- a CDS encoding CHC2 zinc finger domain-containing protein translates to MARIAESELERLKREVSVARLIEESGIALTKRGKDMVGLCPFHQDDTPSLTVTPEKNLFHCFGCDVGGGPIDWMMKKNGVSFRHAVELLREGVASITDGPVKQTRVRALPAPVRFDADDQALLNQVIGYYHETLKQSPEALDYLRARGLVHPELIERFKLGYANRTLGLRLPEKTRKAGSEVRTRLEKLGLYRASGHEHFNGSLVFPVLDERGDVQEVYGRKIANNLRAGTPKHLYLPGPHKGVWNLDGLAAGRGEIVVCEALIDAATFWCAGYRNVTAAYGVNGFTQDHLAAFRRYGITRVLIAFDRDDAGERAANELAEQLIKEGLCCYRIEFPKTMDANLYAQKVAPASRSLGVLIRKASWLGQGKAPKLTSAPADELEAVLSKPIDAAPTAAAKEEIEPSSSLAALSVAPADMPPLPEPTIATPLPPGPADDPVLKKTAEELVLMQGDRQYRIRGWMKPLNPESMKINLLVHRGERFHVDTFDLYNAKARTSFIKQAGIELGEAEDTIKHDLGRVLLKLEALQDAELVKVLKKDERPALTEEERRDALALLKDPKLMERILADFEVCGVVGEETNKLTGYLACVSRLLDRPLAVIIQSSSAAGKSSLMDAVLALVPADAQVRYSAMTGQSLFYMGETNLKHRILAIAEEEGAQSAGYALKLLQSDGEVTIASTGKDPTTGLLVTHEYRVEGPVMLFLTTTAIDIDEELLNRCLVLTVNESREQTRAIHVLQRRRQTLEGLLQEEDRRAIEKLHRNAQGLLERLAVVNPFADQLSFLDDKTRTRRDHMKYLTLIKAIALLHQHQRKIQTVEHRGRPLRYVEVEACDIALANRLAHEVLGRTLDELPPQTRMLLETLHKWARAECETRAVKRCDFRFGRREVRSMTGWSNTQLGVHLSRLVELEYVIAHRGARGTSFSYELIYDGAADNGPGLCGLIDVASLIANEGTTASVRGVRGGFTGSKRPQNGAIAGGVRSHKTAATPSAAPSSDESVANGAETHIIESASSVVSYVNGSSHTHASRAESSSLAASPLAALAAEADLSAVAQGAKADAA
- the xerC gene encoding site-specific tyrosine recombinase XerC yields the protein MPLKGARHSHKGIYHPKRAPVEWSADAGEPESLWAYTQRFTRWQMERNYSHHTYENRERTLRAFAAWCAERGLVRPQEITKPILERWQRHLYLHRKPNGEPLSARSQIAHTDPLKALFKWLARENYILYNPASDLQLPRIGRRLPKHILTVTEVEKVLAVPKTSTPVGIRDRAMLETLYSTGMRRQELIELKLHDVDAGRGVVLVREGKGRKDRMIPIGVRALAWIDKYLDDVRPDFTSGADDGTLFLSVTGTPFKPNRLAEIARACIEQANIGKRGACHIFRHTMATLMLENGADIRYIQAILGHTDLSTTELYTQVSIKKLKAVHTETHPGKPIGKADRYEPKGDLSVDADAADDLLEVLEMEANEEDGRPESC